In a genomic window of Flavobacterium crassostreae:
- a CDS encoding iron-containing alcohol dehydrogenase, whose amino-acid sequence MTNFELYNPTNLVFGKGQIEKLGDLVPAGAKILVAYGGGSIFKNGIHEQVIRNLKGHEIVEFSGIEANPHFETLMKAVAIVKEQKIDFILAVGGGSVIDGVKFISGAVNYKGDPIEILQKRILIKENAVPFGTVLTLPATGSEMNSGAVVTIQATKEKLAFGGSALFPKFSICDPTVIQSLPKRQLQNGVVDAYTHVMEQYLTYPHEGYLQDRIAEGILHTLIEVGPKVVEDPSDYALASNFMWSCTMALNGLIQKGVPSDWATHMIGHELTAMYGIDHARTLAIIAPSLYTVMFETKKAKLAQYGKRIFNLEGTEDEIANEAINKTVTFFHRMGMDTKLSDYTQEYSNTATFIVKRFEDRGWKALGEKQNITLEKVKAIVERSY is encoded by the coding sequence ATGACCAACTTTGAATTATACAACCCTACCAATCTTGTTTTTGGAAAAGGACAAATAGAAAAATTAGGTGACCTGGTACCTGCTGGAGCAAAAATTTTGGTAGCCTACGGAGGCGGCAGTATCTTTAAAAACGGAATCCACGAACAAGTTATCCGCAACCTTAAAGGGCACGAAATTGTAGAATTTAGCGGTATCGAAGCCAATCCGCATTTTGAAACTTTGATGAAAGCAGTGGCTATTGTTAAGGAACAAAAAATTGATTTTATACTTGCTGTAGGTGGTGGATCTGTTATTGATGGGGTAAAATTTATCTCGGGAGCAGTTAATTACAAAGGGGATCCTATCGAAATTTTGCAAAAGCGTATTTTGATTAAAGAAAATGCAGTGCCATTTGGAACCGTACTTACTCTGCCAGCTACCGGAAGCGAAATGAACTCTGGAGCAGTAGTTACCATCCAAGCCACCAAAGAAAAATTAGCCTTTGGAGGTTCGGCCTTGTTCCCAAAATTCTCTATCTGTGATCCTACTGTAATTCAATCTTTGCCTAAAAGACAACTACAAAATGGTGTGGTAGATGCCTATACACATGTTATGGAGCAATACTTGACGTATCCACATGAGGGGTATTTGCAAGATCGAATTGCCGAAGGAATTTTGCATACCTTAATTGAAGTTGGTCCAAAGGTGGTAGAAGACCCTAGTGATTATGCCTTAGCATCCAACTTTATGTGGTCGTGTACTATGGCACTTAATGGTTTGATACAAAAAGGGGTTCCGAGTGATTGGGCAACCCACATGATTGGTCATGAATTAACGGCCATGTACGGGATAGATCATGCCAGAACACTTGCCATCATTGCTCCGAGTTTGTATACGGTTATGTTTGAAACCAAAAAAGCCAAACTAGCGCAATACGGTAAACGAATCTTTAATTTAGAAGGCACCGAAGACGAAATTGCAAACGAAGCAATAAACAAAACCGTTACCTTTTTTCACCGCATGGGAATGGACACAAAACTATCCGATTATACCCAAGAGTATAGCAACACCGCTACTTTTATCGTAAAGCGTTTTGAAGATAGAGGATGGAAAGCCTTAGGCGAAAAACAAAATATCACATTAGAAAAAGTGAAAGCTATTGTAGAAAGAAGTTATTAA
- a CDS encoding type 1 glutamine amidotransferase domain-containing protein yields MKKIALFALIVVTVGCFRAAAQKTKKTNMKKVLFVLTSHSDLGNTGEKTGFWVEEFAAPYYELADKGVVIDIATPLGGQPPIDPKSADESFATEDTKRFDKDTALQAKLSKTHKLTDIKESDYDAVFYPGGHGPLWDLAANKDSDALIAAFYTNNKPVAFVCHSPAVLKNVKVNGEFLVKGKKVTGFSNTEEAAVGLSEVVPFLLEDALQANGATYSKGADWNPYAVEDGLLITGQNPASSKLVAGKLLEQLHAKK; encoded by the coding sequence ATGAAAAAAATTGCATTATTTGCCTTAATAGTAGTAACCGTAGGTTGTTTTAGAGCAGCTGCGCAAAAAACAAAAAAAACAAACATGAAAAAAGTATTATTTGTTCTAACTAGTCACTCTGATTTAGGGAACACAGGAGAAAAAACAGGATTTTGGGTAGAAGAATTTGCTGCACCATATTATGAGTTAGCAGACAAAGGAGTTGTAATTGACATTGCAACTCCACTAGGAGGGCAACCTCCAATTGATCCAAAAAGTGCGGATGAATCCTTTGCAACAGAAGACACGAAACGTTTTGATAAAGACACGGCATTACAAGCTAAATTGAGCAAAACACATAAACTAACTGACATAAAAGAGTCGGATTATGATGCCGTTTTTTATCCAGGAGGACATGGGCCACTTTGGGATTTAGCTGCGAATAAAGATTCTGATGCTTTAATTGCCGCTTTTTATACCAACAACAAGCCAGTAGCTTTTGTGTGCCACTCTCCAGCGGTATTAAAAAATGTAAAAGTAAACGGCGAATTTTTAGTGAAAGGAAAAAAAGTGACCGGATTTTCAAATACCGAAGAAGCTGCTGTAGGATTGTCAGAGGTAGTTCCGTTTTTATTAGAAGATGCTTTGCAAGCCAATGGTGCCACTTACTCTAAGGGAGCAGACTGGAATCCGTATGCTGTAGAAGATGGTTTATTGATTACGGGGCAAAACCCTGCTTCGTCTAAATTAGTTGCCGGAAAATTGTTAGAACAATTGCATGCCAAAAAATAA